The following proteins are encoded in a genomic region of Vibrio tasmaniensis:
- a CDS encoding DMT family transporter, translating to MMKAMRGEFYLLFATLLAGIGWIASKLVVLEMPGPVFIGVRFFVASLILLPFCIHHIRKLSLKQILSLCGVGLLLSASLQVWVFAVSMTESLSEGAFIMSLAMIIAPFVSWIIFRVNPNRAFWMSFPIAIIGMLLLTLTNGWHIEQSQIYFLLASMLLSVHFVMNKRVITNIKPIASICVQLFVVGVSGLAFASMTTQPEFEITQTLVFWFIVSAVVATSIRYLLQTVGQHSVNMEVAALIMILEPVWTLLLSVSVLGETVEMQKLLGGAVIIGSLLCYIKWSRKK from the coding sequence ATGATGAAAGCGATGCGCGGAGAGTTTTATCTCCTATTTGCTACCCTGTTAGCTGGGATTGGATGGATTGCATCTAAGCTGGTGGTGTTAGAAATGCCTGGGCCAGTGTTCATTGGTGTGCGATTCTTCGTCGCGAGTTTGATTCTTTTGCCATTTTGTATTCATCATATTCGTAAGCTTTCGCTTAAGCAGATACTTTCTCTTTGCGGTGTTGGCTTGTTGCTGTCTGCTTCATTGCAAGTATGGGTATTTGCGGTATCGATGACGGAAAGTTTGTCGGAAGGAGCGTTTATCATGAGCTTAGCTATGATCATCGCGCCGTTTGTCTCTTGGATTATATTTCGAGTTAATCCTAATCGCGCCTTCTGGATGTCATTTCCAATTGCGATTATCGGTATGTTGCTACTGACCCTAACTAACGGCTGGCATATTGAGCAGAGTCAGATCTATTTCCTATTAGCATCGATGTTACTTTCGGTTCACTTTGTGATGAATAAGCGTGTGATTACTAATATCAAACCTATAGCTTCAATCTGCGTGCAGCTTTTTGTGGTGGGTGTTAGTGGGCTAGCGTTTGCTTCGATGACCACTCAACCAGAGTTTGAAATAACTCAAACCTTAGTATTCTGGTTTATCGTCTCAGCGGTTGTCGCGACATCGATCCGTTACTTATTGCAAACTGTCGGTCAGCACTCCGTGAACATGGAAGTGGCGGCATTGATCATGATTCTTGAGCCGGTGTGGACACTATTATTGAGTGTCAGCGTGTTGGGTGAAACGGTTGAGATGCAAAAGCTACTAGGCGGAGCGGTAATTATTGGTTCGCTATTATGTTATATCAAATGGTCGCGAAAAAAATAA
- a CDS encoding glycosyl transferase family protein yields the protein MSSILECIRTVGRGERGRKPLSFEQAYRIMDEYLSGEVGDDQMAMLLMLIRVQNETNEEIAGFVKAFQSRVPDLGADIDWPCYAGKRNDNASGKPWNLLAAKILADKGYKVLMHGYMDKPSGRTHVETHLESVGVRSAKDPQDAKQILESDGIAYLPLANFAPQAQTMIGWKHRYGLRTPINTVVRALNPGGARFGLRGSFHPGFPQLHAEVEHVIGNKSHSVISFKGMNGESEYNPKVSQTVWMSSPEKVESFYWEGTMNAELPLPSECVLGTPQEEMELMANSVVDSMTAILFAETHDKAEAYSKAVCLWEAYCTR from the coding sequence ATGAGTAGTATTTTAGAGTGTATTCGCACAGTTGGACGAGGGGAAAGAGGCCGTAAGCCTTTGTCGTTCGAACAAGCCTACCGCATCATGGATGAGTATTTAAGCGGAGAGGTCGGTGACGACCAAATGGCTATGCTACTGATGTTGATTCGTGTGCAGAATGAAACCAATGAAGAGATCGCAGGCTTTGTAAAAGCGTTTCAATCTCGAGTACCAGACTTAGGTGCTGATATTGATTGGCCGTGTTATGCAGGTAAGCGTAACGATAACGCCAGTGGAAAGCCTTGGAACTTGTTGGCAGCAAAAATTCTAGCTGACAAAGGCTATAAAGTATTAATGCATGGCTACATGGACAAACCAAGTGGCCGTACGCATGTTGAGACGCATTTAGAATCTGTCGGCGTTCGCAGCGCAAAAGATCCACAAGACGCAAAGCAGATTCTTGAATCAGATGGCATCGCTTACTTGCCTTTGGCTAACTTCGCCCCACAAGCTCAAACCATGATTGGCTGGAAACACCGTTACGGACTGAGAACACCGATTAATACTGTTGTTCGTGCATTAAACCCTGGTGGTGCACGTTTCGGCTTGCGTGGTAGTTTTCACCCTGGATTTCCTCAATTACACGCCGAAGTTGAGCATGTCATTGGTAATAAATCCCACTCAGTGATTTCATTCAAAGGCATGAATGGCGAATCAGAATACAACCCTAAGGTGAGTCAAACCGTTTGGATGAGTTCTCCTGAGAAAGTGGAATCTTTCTACTGGGAAGGCACGATGAATGCGGAACTGCCTTTGCCTTCTGAATGTGTACTGGGTACACCACAAGAAGAGATGGAACTGATGGCGAACAGTGTTGTGGACAGTATGACGGCGATTCTATTTGCAGAAACTCACGATAAGGCTGAAGCTTATTCAAAGGCTGTGTGTCTGTGGGAAGCCTATTGTACTCGTTAG
- a CDS encoding peptidylprolyl isomerase, with translation MIILTTNFGDIEIELNLEKAPVSSKNFLKYCQEGFYEGTTFHRVIEGFMIQGGGHTIDMTEKPTHAPIVNEANRGLKNVIGSVAMARTDAPHSATAQFFINLDDNDFLDHTATSNAGWGYAVFGKVSAGMDVVNKIALAPTTTRWGHEDVPCEDIVITKVTIKD, from the coding sequence ATGATTATTCTGACCACTAACTTTGGCGACATCGAAATTGAACTTAACCTTGAGAAAGCGCCAGTAAGTTCAAAAAACTTCCTTAAATACTGCCAAGAAGGCTTCTATGAAGGCACCACATTTCACCGTGTGATTGAGGGTTTCATGATTCAAGGTGGTGGACACACTATCGACATGACAGAGAAGCCAACACACGCACCTATTGTCAATGAAGCAAATCGTGGACTAAAGAACGTGATTGGCTCTGTGGCAATGGCTCGTACTGATGCTCCACACTCCGCAACGGCGCAGTTCTTTATCAACCTTGACGACAATGATTTCCTTGACCATACCGCGACCAGCAACGCAGGTTGGGGTTACGCAGTGTTTGGCAAAGTATCGGCAGGCATGGATGTGGTCAACAAGATTGCGCTTGCACCAACCACTACTCGCTGGGGACACGAAGATGTGCCGTGTGAAGACATCGTGATTACTAAAGTCACTATCAAAGACTAA